In Actinomyces weissii, a genomic segment contains:
- the rpoB gene encoding DNA-directed RNA polymerase subunit beta produces MAASRTFAPTAEEIAARTASRRVNFGKIPEPMAAPNLLALQTESFDWLMGNEKWRSRTEAANAARPGSLPETSGLEEIFAEISPIEDFAETMALSFHDHRFEEAKYTAEECKEKDLTYAAPLYVVADFENFQTGEIKSQTVFMGDFPLMTERGTFIINGTERVVVSQLVRSPGVYFERTTEKASDKFLYNAKFIPSRGAWLEFEVDKSDRVAVRIDRKRKQDITVFLLALGMDEAEIRETFKDYPALVSSLDEDRKITTQDEALLDIYKKIRPGEPPSVEAGRALLENFYFNPKRYDLAKVGRYKINKKLGLDARLDESVLRIEDVVSAIKYLLSLHAGAETVEGVRDGEIIDVAVEFDDIDHLGNRRIRAVGELIQAQVRTGMGRMERQVRERMTTQDVEAITPNTLINIRPVTAAIKEFFGTSQLSQFMDQNNPLAGMTHKRRLSALGPGGLSRERASMDVRDVHTSHYGRMCPIESPEGPNIGLIGSLATFARINPFGFIETPYRVVKNGKITDEVHYLTADDEDRHTIAQANVELTEDGRHFAEEQVLCRVTGGEPALVAASQVDLMDVSPRQMVSVGTSLIPFLEHDDANRALMGANMQRQAVPLLRPDAPLVGTGMERRTAVDAGDVLVATKAGVVTEVCGDFVRVANDDASETVYKVAKFRRSNQGNCYNQRVVASEGERVEVGTVLADGPATNEGDLALGQNLLVAFMTWEGLNYEDAIIVSQRVVAEDLLTSIHIMEHDVDARDTKLGAEEITRDLPNVSEEALANLDERGIIRIGAEVRSGDILVGKVTPKGETELTSEERLLRAIFGEKAREVRDTSLRVPHGEYGIVTGVREIDASSDDAELPAGVNRMVRVFIAQRRKITVGDKLSGRHGNKGVISKINPVEDMPFLADGTPVDVILNPLGVPSRMNVGQVLELHLGWVASRGWDATKAREAGEEWALRLPENGVKAEPRTPVATPVFDGVRDDELMGLLDSTVPDADGFELVQPDGKARLFDGRSGEPFPYPISVGYMYILKLHHLVDDKIHARSTGPYSMITQQPLGGKAQFGGQRFGEMEVWALEAYGAAHALQEILTVKSDDVNGRVKVYEAIVKGEDIPEPGIPESFKVLMKEMQSLCLNVEALDAEGNTIALDDHDEDRRVGEELGFDLGRRPGAPASVDEI; encoded by the coding sequence TTGGCTGCCTCGCGCACCTTTGCACCCACCGCAGAAGAAATCGCCGCCCGTACCGCGTCCCGGCGAGTCAATTTCGGGAAGATCCCGGAGCCCATGGCGGCTCCTAACTTACTGGCCCTCCAGACCGAGTCCTTCGACTGGCTCATGGGCAACGAGAAGTGGCGCTCACGGACCGAGGCCGCCAACGCCGCCCGCCCCGGCTCCCTGCCCGAGACCTCCGGCCTGGAGGAGATCTTCGCGGAGATCTCCCCCATCGAGGACTTCGCGGAGACCATGGCCCTGTCCTTCCACGACCACCGCTTCGAGGAGGCCAAGTACACGGCCGAGGAGTGCAAGGAGAAGGACCTCACCTACGCGGCCCCCCTGTACGTCGTCGCCGACTTCGAGAACTTCCAGACCGGCGAGATCAAGTCCCAGACCGTGTTCATGGGCGACTTCCCGCTCATGACCGAGCGCGGCACCTTCATCATCAACGGCACCGAGCGCGTCGTCGTCTCCCAGCTGGTCCGCTCCCCGGGCGTCTACTTTGAGCGCACCACCGAGAAGGCCAGCGACAAGTTCCTCTACAACGCCAAGTTCATCCCCTCCCGCGGCGCCTGGCTGGAGTTCGAGGTGGACAAGTCCGACCGCGTGGCCGTGCGCATCGACCGCAAGCGCAAGCAGGACATCACCGTCTTCCTGCTGGCCCTGGGCATGGACGAGGCCGAGATCCGCGAGACCTTCAAGGACTACCCGGCCCTGGTCTCCTCCCTGGACGAGGACCGTAAGATCACCACGCAGGACGAGGCCCTGCTGGACATCTACAAGAAGATCCGCCCCGGTGAGCCGCCCAGCGTGGAGGCTGGCCGTGCCCTGCTGGAGAACTTCTACTTCAACCCCAAGCGCTACGACCTGGCCAAGGTCGGCCGCTACAAGATCAACAAGAAGCTCGGCCTGGACGCCCGCCTGGACGAGTCCGTGCTGCGCATCGAGGACGTCGTCTCCGCCATCAAGTACCTGCTGTCCCTGCACGCAGGTGCCGAGACCGTCGAGGGCGTGCGCGACGGCGAGATCATCGACGTCGCCGTCGAGTTTGACGACATCGACCACCTGGGCAACCGCCGTATCCGTGCCGTGGGCGAGCTGATCCAGGCGCAGGTGCGCACCGGTATGGGCCGTATGGAGCGCCAGGTGCGTGAGCGCATGACCACCCAGGACGTGGAGGCCATCACCCCCAACACCCTGATCAACATCCGGCCCGTGACGGCCGCGATCAAGGAGTTCTTCGGGACCTCCCAGCTGAGCCAGTTCATGGACCAGAACAACCCCCTGGCCGGTATGACGCACAAGCGGCGCCTGTCCGCCCTGGGGCCCGGTGGCCTGTCCCGGGAGCGCGCCTCCATGGACGTGCGTGACGTGCACACCTCCCACTACGGGCGCATGTGCCCCATCGAGTCCCCTGAGGGCCCCAACATCGGCCTGATCGGCTCGCTGGCCACCTTCGCGCGCATCAACCCCTTCGGCTTCATCGAAACCCCCTACCGGGTGGTCAAGAACGGCAAGATCACTGACGAGGTCCACTACCTCACCGCCGACGACGAGGACCGCCACACCATCGCCCAGGCCAACGTCGAGCTCACCGAGGACGGCCGCCACTTCGCGGAGGAGCAGGTGCTGTGCCGGGTCACCGGTGGCGAGCCCGCCCTGGTGGCTGCCTCCCAGGTGGACCTCATGGACGTCTCCCCGCGCCAGATGGTCTCCGTGGGCACCTCGCTGATCCCCTTCCTGGAGCACGACGACGCCAACCGCGCGCTCATGGGCGCCAACATGCAGCGTCAGGCCGTGCCCCTGCTGCGGCCCGACGCCCCCCTGGTGGGCACCGGCATGGAGCGGCGCACCGCCGTCGACGCCGGGGACGTGCTGGTGGCCACCAAGGCCGGTGTGGTCACCGAGGTCTGCGGTGACTTCGTGCGCGTGGCCAATGACGACGCCTCCGAGACCGTCTACAAGGTGGCCAAGTTCCGCCGCTCCAACCAGGGCAACTGCTACAACCAGCGCGTGGTCGCCTCCGAGGGCGAGCGCGTGGAGGTCGGCACGGTCCTGGCGGACGGCCCGGCCACCAACGAGGGCGACCTCGCCCTGGGGCAGAACCTCCTGGTCGCCTTCATGACCTGGGAGGGCCTGAACTACGAGGACGCCATCATCGTGTCCCAGCGGGTGGTGGCCGAGGACCTGCTCACCTCCATCCACATCATGGAGCACGACGTCGACGCCCGCGACACCAAGCTGGGCGCGGAGGAGATCACCCGCGACCTGCCCAACGTCTCCGAGGAGGCCCTGGCCAACCTGGACGAGCGCGGCATCATCCGCATCGGTGCGGAGGTCCGCTCCGGGGACATCCTGGTGGGCAAGGTGACCCCCAAGGGGGAGACCGAGCTGACCAGCGAGGAGCGCCTGCTGCGTGCCATCTTCGGGGAGAAGGCCCGCGAGGTGCGCGACACCTCCCTGCGGGTGCCCCACGGCGAGTACGGCATCGTCACCGGTGTGCGTGAGATCGACGCCTCCTCCGACGACGCCGAGCTGCCCGCCGGGGTCAACCGCATGGTGCGCGTCTTCATCGCCCAGCGCCGCAAGATCACCGTGGGTGACAAGCTCTCGGGCCGTCACGGCAACAAGGGCGTCATCTCCAAGATCAACCCGGTCGAGGACATGCCCTTCCTGGCGGACGGCACCCCGGTGGACGTCATCCTCAACCCCCTGGGCGTGCCCAGCCGTATGAACGTGGGACAGGTCCTGGAGCTGCACCTGGGCTGGGTGGCCTCCCGCGGCTGGGACGCCACCAAGGCCCGTGAGGCCGGCGAGGAGTGGGCCCTGCGCCTGCCCGAGAACGGTGTCAAGGCGGAGCCCCGCACCCCTGTGGCCACCCCCGTGTTCGACGGTGTGCGCGACGACGAGCTCATGGGCCTGCTGGACTCCACCGTCCCGGACGCGGACGGCTTCGAGCTGGTGCAGCCTGACGGCAAGGCCCGGCTCTTCGACGGCCGCTCCGGCGAGCCCTTCCCGTACCCGATCTCGGTCGGCTACATGTACATCCTCAAGCTGCACCACCTGGTGGACGACAAGATCCACGCCCGCTCCACGGGCCCCTACTCCATGATCACGCAGCAGCCGCTGGGTGGTAAGGCGCAGTTCGGTGGCCAGCGCTTCGGTGAGATGGAGGTGTGGGCGCTGGAGGCCTACGGCGCCGCGCACGCCCTCCAGGAGATCCTCACGGTCAAGTCCGACGACGTCAACGGCCGTGTCAAGGTCTACGAGGCCATCGTCAAGGGCGAGGACATCCCCGAGCCCGGCATCCCCGAGTCCTTCAAGGTGCTCATGAAGGAGATGCAGTCCCTGTGCCTGAACGTGGAGGCGCTGGACGCCGAGGGCAACACCATCGCCCTGGACGACCATGACGAGGACCGTCGCGTCGGTGAGGAGCTGGGCTTCGACCTGGGCCGCCGCCCCGGGGCACCCGCCTCCGTGGACGAGATCTGA
- a CDS encoding DNA-directed RNA polymerase subunit beta': MLDANVFDRIQLGLATSSDIKSWSHGQVKKPETINYRTLKPEKDGLFCEKIFGPTRDWECSCGKYKRVRYKGIVCERCGVEVTRSKVRRERMAHIELAAPVTHIWYFKGVPSRLGYLLNVAPKDLEKVIYFAAYMVTEVDEEGRHDDLPSLRNEFEVKKKHVEEAGLADVEARQQRLESELAQLEAEGAEQSQREKLRKAAERDMAALRRRSVKTLEHMDKVWDRFVGLKVGDLEGDELLYRDMQADYGIYFKGAMGAEAIQARLRSFDLEAEAASLAEVVENGTGQRKVRAIKRLKVINAFRVTGTSPESMVLDLIPVIPPDLRPMVQLDGGRFATSDLNDLYRRVINRNNRLDRLKKLGAPTIIVNNEKRMLQDAVDALFDNGRRGRPVTGVGNRPLKSLSDMLKGKQGRFRQNLLGKRVDYSGRSVIVVGPQLKLHQCGLPSQMALELFKPFVMKRLVELKEAQNVKAAKRMVERANPKVWDVLAEVIREHPVLLNRAPTLHRLGIQAFEPQLIEGKAIQLHPLVCGAFNADFDGDQMAVHLPLGAEAQAEARILMLSSNNILKPSDGRPVTMPSQDMIIGTYYLTQEPDPALAVEKDAQGEQAVPSFSSFAEAVMAYDFGRLHVNAAADIRFEEGVVAPEDWQAPEGWQEGDPITLRTSLGRALFNTALPESFPYVNYTVDKKKLGNIINTLAESYPRVDVAASLDALKANGFHWSTWSGITVAFADVVSPESKAEILSRYEAEATEVEEQFDMGALTEEDRYSSLIDIWTKATNEVATAMRENFPQRNTVYQMVVSGARGNWDQIRQLAGMRGLVADPKQRLIERPIKSNYREGLSVLEYFIATHGARKGLADTALRTADSGYLTRRLVDVSQDVIVREDDCGTRKGLTKRIFSWKEVDGERFKEPSEVLGTTVFGTTLARDAVDADGNVVVKAGSDLGDEQIQAAINAGIEEVTCRSVLTCESAVGTCAACYGRSLATGKRVDIGEAVGIIAAQSIGEPGTQLTMRTFHTGGAAGAADITQGLPRVQELFEARTPKGEAAVAEAAGRVKIEDDVDGKRIVITRDDGEEDLVVPVSRRQKLLVQDRDSVEPGQPLTEGPIDPKKMLRLRSVGATQRQLVDEVQGVYRSQGVDIHSKHIEVIVRQMLRRVTVLDPGDTTLLQGDLVDVMHYREENRRVMAEGGKTASARTELMGITKASLATDSWLSAASFQETTRVLTEAAMNGKSDPLLGLKENVILGKLIPAGTGLARYADIEVEPTEEAKTEAFSRTSAALGYGLAESVALDDFQFSGDFRADFSDDFQTGFNNQDYQF; the protein is encoded by the coding sequence GTGCTCGACGCCAACGTCTTCGATCGCATCCAGCTGGGTCTGGCCACCTCCTCGGACATCAAGAGCTGGTCCCACGGCCAGGTCAAGAAGCCTGAGACCATCAACTACCGCACCCTCAAGCCGGAGAAGGACGGCCTCTTCTGCGAGAAGATCTTCGGCCCCACCCGGGACTGGGAGTGCTCCTGCGGCAAGTACAAGCGGGTGCGTTACAAGGGCATCGTCTGCGAGCGCTGCGGCGTGGAGGTCACCCGTTCCAAGGTGCGCCGTGAGCGCATGGCGCACATCGAGCTGGCCGCCCCCGTCACCCACATCTGGTACTTCAAGGGCGTGCCCTCCCGCCTGGGCTACCTGCTGAACGTCGCCCCCAAGGACCTGGAGAAGGTCATCTACTTCGCCGCCTACATGGTCACCGAGGTGGACGAGGAGGGGCGTCACGACGACCTGCCCAGCCTGCGCAACGAGTTTGAGGTCAAGAAGAAGCACGTCGAGGAGGCCGGGCTGGCCGACGTCGAGGCCCGCCAGCAGCGCCTGGAGTCCGAGCTGGCCCAGCTGGAGGCTGAGGGCGCCGAGCAGTCCCAGCGCGAGAAGCTGCGCAAGGCCGCTGAGCGGGACATGGCCGCGCTGCGCCGTCGCTCGGTCAAGACCCTGGAGCACATGGACAAGGTCTGGGACCGCTTCGTGGGCCTGAAGGTCGGTGACCTGGAGGGTGACGAGCTCCTCTACCGCGACATGCAGGCCGACTATGGCATCTACTTCAAGGGCGCCATGGGGGCGGAGGCCATCCAGGCCCGCCTGCGCAGCTTCGACCTGGAGGCCGAGGCCGCCAGCCTGGCCGAGGTCGTGGAGAACGGCACCGGCCAGCGTAAGGTCCGCGCCATCAAGCGCCTGAAGGTCATCAACGCCTTCCGGGTCACCGGCACCTCCCCCGAGTCCATGGTCCTGGACCTGATCCCGGTGATCCCGCCGGACCTGCGCCCCATGGTGCAGCTCGACGGTGGCCGCTTCGCCACCAGCGACCTTAACGACCTCTACCGCCGCGTCATCAACCGCAACAACCGCCTGGACCGGCTCAAGAAGCTGGGTGCGCCGACGATCATCGTCAACAACGAGAAGCGCATGCTCCAGGACGCGGTGGACGCCCTGTTCGACAACGGCCGCCGCGGTCGGCCCGTCACCGGCGTGGGCAACCGCCCGCTGAAGTCCCTGTCCGACATGCTCAAGGGCAAGCAGGGGCGCTTCCGCCAGAACCTGCTGGGCAAGCGCGTGGACTACTCGGGCCGTTCCGTGATCGTCGTCGGCCCCCAGCTCAAGCTGCACCAGTGCGGCCTGCCCAGCCAGATGGCCCTGGAGCTGTTCAAGCCCTTCGTCATGAAGCGCCTGGTGGAGCTCAAGGAGGCCCAGAACGTCAAGGCCGCCAAGCGCATGGTGGAGCGTGCCAACCCCAAGGTCTGGGACGTGCTCGCCGAGGTCATCCGGGAGCACCCGGTGCTGCTCAACCGGGCCCCCACCCTGCACCGTCTGGGTATCCAGGCCTTCGAGCCCCAGCTGATTGAGGGCAAGGCCATCCAGCTCCACCCGCTGGTGTGCGGCGCCTTCAACGCCGACTTCGACGGCGACCAGATGGCCGTGCACCTGCCGCTGGGCGCGGAGGCGCAGGCTGAGGCCCGTATCCTCATGCTCTCCAGCAACAACATCCTCAAGCCCTCGGACGGGCGCCCGGTGACCATGCCCTCCCAGGACATGATCATCGGCACCTACTACCTGACCCAGGAGCCGGACCCCGCCCTGGCGGTGGAGAAGGACGCCCAGGGTGAGCAGGCGGTGCCGAGCTTCTCCTCCTTCGCGGAGGCCGTCATGGCCTACGACTTCGGCAGGCTCCACGTCAACGCTGCCGCCGACATCCGCTTCGAGGAGGGCGTGGTGGCCCCCGAGGACTGGCAGGCCCCCGAGGGCTGGCAGGAGGGTGACCCCATCACCCTGCGCACCTCCCTGGGCCGGGCCCTGTTCAACACGGCGCTGCCCGAGTCCTTCCCCTACGTGAACTACACGGTGGACAAGAAGAAGCTGGGGAACATCATCAACACCCTGGCCGAGTCCTACCCGCGCGTGGACGTGGCCGCCTCCCTGGACGCGCTGAAGGCCAACGGCTTCCACTGGTCCACCTGGTCGGGGATCACGGTGGCCTTCGCCGACGTCGTCTCGCCCGAGTCCAAGGCGGAGATCCTGTCCCGCTACGAGGCTGAGGCCACCGAGGTCGAGGAGCAGTTCGACATGGGTGCCCTCACCGAGGAGGACCGCTACTCCTCCCTGATCGACATCTGGACCAAGGCCACCAACGAGGTCGCCACCGCCATGCGGGAGAACTTCCCGCAGCGCAACACCGTCTACCAGATGGTGGTCTCCGGGGCCCGTGGTAACTGGGACCAGATCCGTCAGCTCGCCGGTATGCGTGGCCTGGTGGCCGACCCCAAGCAGCGGCTGATCGAGCGGCCTATCAAGTCGAACTACCGTGAGGGCCTGTCCGTCCTGGAGTACTTCATCGCTACCCACGGCGCCCGCAAGGGCCTGGCTGACACGGCCCTGCGTACCGCCGACTCCGGCTACCTGACCCGTCGTCTGGTGGACGTGTCCCAGGACGTGATCGTCCGTGAGGACGACTGCGGCACGCGCAAGGGCCTGACCAAGCGGATCTTCTCCTGGAAGGAGGTCGACGGCGAGCGCTTCAAGGAGCCCAGCGAGGTCCTGGGGACCACGGTCTTCGGCACGACCCTGGCCCGGGACGCGGTGGACGCCGACGGCAACGTCGTCGTCAAGGCCGGCTCCGACCTGGGTGACGAGCAGATCCAGGCGGCCATCAACGCCGGGATCGAGGAGGTCACCTGCCGCTCGGTGCTGACCTGCGAGTCCGCCGTCGGTACCTGCGCCGCCTGCTACGGCCGCTCCCTGGCCACCGGCAAGCGCGTGGACATCGGTGAGGCGGTGGGCATCATCGCCGCCCAGTCCATCGGTGAGCCGGGCACGCAGCTGACCATGCGTACCTTCCACACCGGTGGTGCCGCTGGTGCCGCTGACATCACCCAGGGTCTGCCGCGTGTGCAGGAGCTCTTCGAGGCGCGTACCCCCAAGGGTGAGGCCGCGGTGGCCGAGGCCGCCGGGCGCGTCAAGATCGAGGACGACGTGGACGGCAAGCGGATCGTCATCACCCGTGACGACGGCGAGGAGGACCTGGTGGTCCCGGTCTCCCGCCGCCAGAAGCTGCTCGTGCAGGACCGTGACTCCGTGGAGCCCGGCCAGCCGCTCACCGAGGGGCCGATCGACCCCAAGAAGATGCTGCGCCTGCGCTCTGTGGGGGCCACCCAGCGCCAGCTGGTGGACGAGGTCCAGGGCGTGTACCGCTCCCAGGGCGTGGACATCCACTCCAAGCACATTGAGGTCATCGTGCGGCAGATGCTGCGCCGCGTGACCGTGCTGGACCCGGGTGACACCACGCTGCTGCAGGGTGACCTGGTGGACGTCATGCACTACCGCGAGGAGAACCGCCGGGTCATGGCTGAGGGCGGCAAGACCGCCTCGGCCCGTACCGAGCTGATGGGCATCACCAAGGCCTCCCTGGCCACGGACTCCTGGCTCAGTGCCGCCTCCTTCCAGGAGACCACGCGCGTGCTGACCGAGGCCGCCATGAACGGCAAGTCCGACCCGCTGCTGGGGCTGAAGGAGAACGTGATCCTCGGTAAGCTCATCCCCGCTGGCACGGGCCTGGCCCGCTACGCCGACATCGAGGTGGAGCCGACGGAGGAGGCCAAGACGGAGGCCTTCAGCCGCACCAGCGCGGCGCTGGGCTACGGCCTGGCGGAGTCGGTGGCCCTGGACGACTTCCAGTTCAGCGGCGACTTCCGGGCGGACTTCTCCGACGACTTCCAGACCGGTTTCAACAACCAGGACTACCAGTTCTGA